Proteins from one Nomia melanderi isolate GNS246 chromosome 3, iyNomMela1, whole genome shotgun sequence genomic window:
- the unc-45 gene encoding unc-45 myosin chaperone, protein MTKVNLTAQQWKEAGNEEFKKGNWSEALSCYTNALKLTNEDSSEKAIYYKNRAAVYLNQGKYNNVIEDCDESLKISPNDPKALFRRCQALEALERFEEAYRDARYIISVDPGNKAIQPLAARLHEIVQERYKESSRVHSKVSQMMDIAFGIEGKDENRETAMNNLLVLARERAGAEVMFKNGIVSKIIKLLKLEKNEEIIIIAIRIIAELCRDNINRTELTLKDIGIPWYLEMINSKLTERVNAAQYCLQTILNVYSGMDNKPDTKPNKELCDKYSKQIDTILSCLLYSVTSRTISGLARDAIIELITRNIHYTALNWAERLVELDGLQRLMEVASELEEYKYESSMDITASTRTITSVCLARIYENMYYDAAKEKFRNAIDEFIKDKLLTPDIESKVRVVVAITTLLLGPLDVGNTIIAKEGILEMILVMAGTDDLLQQKVACECIVAAASKKDKAAAIINQGVNILKKLYQSKDDSVKVRALVGLCKLGSSGGSDATIRPFADGATIKLAEACRRFLINPKKQKDMRKWAVEGLSYLTFDAEVKEKLIEDDAAVQAMIELAKTGDQSVIYGVVTTLVNLCNAYDKQEMIPEMIELAKFAKHHIPEEHEFDDIAFVNKRLTALAKAGVTSALVSLSKTESQNSKELIARVFNAICSQPEVRGIVVQQGGAKALLPLALDGTDKGKKQASQALARLGITINPEVAFPGQRIMEVVRPFLNLLNPECSALENFEALMALCNLAGINDSIRRRILKEGGFQKIEVYMFEDHDMLRRASTEVINNLMMCEDTIKYYEQENDRVKYLVILCEDEDINTSMAAAGALAMLTSVSTKSCSKIFDSKEWLESLRFLLANPNPDLQHRGVVIVSNMIKSTKDVAALLIETDVMEILMALTKSESIENKKIKELAASALEAAAEWKLIRTTNNEQQPLQNSNNVESVE, encoded by the exons ATGACAAAAGTAAATCTAACTGCACAACAATGGAAAGAAGCAGGCAATGAGGAATTTAAGAAAGGGAACTGGTCAGAAGCATTAAGTTGTTATACGAATGCATTAAAACTTACAAATGAAGATAGCTCTGAAAAagctatatattataaaaatcgtgCTGCTGTGTATCTGAATCAAGGGAAATACAATAATGTCATCGAAGATTGTGATGAATCTTTGAAAATATCCCCAAATGATCCGAAAGCATTGTTTCGCAGATGTCAAGCATTGGAAGCATTAGAAAGATTTGAAGAAGCATATCGTGATGCTAGGTACATTATTTCAGTAGATCCAGGCAACAAAGCAATTCAACCTTTAGCAGCACGATTACATGAAATTGTACAGGAAAGATATAAAGAAAGTTCTCGTGTTCATTCAAAA GTATCACAAATGATGGATATAGCTTTTGGAATAGAAGGAAAGGACGAAAATCGAGAAACAGCAATGAATAATTTGCTTGTTCTTGCAAGAGAAAGGGCAGGAGCAGAAGTTATGTTTAAGAATGGAAttgtttctaaaataataaaacttctgaaacttgaaaaaaatgaggagataataataattgcaattcGTATCATTGCTGAATTATGTAGAGATAATATTAATCGGACTGAACTTACTTTGAAAGACATTGGTATACCCTGGTatttagaaatgattaataGTAAACTTACAGAAAGAGTAAATGCTGCTCAGTATTGCTTACAG ACAATACTTAATGTTTATAGTGGTATGGATAATAAACCAGATACAAAGCCAAATAAAGAACTATGTGATAAATATAGTAAACAAATTGATACCATTTTATCCTGTTTATTATACAGTGTAACAAGCAGAACTATTTCTGGATTAGCTAGAGATGCAATTATAGAACTTATTACACGCAATATTCATTATACTGCATTAAATTGGGCAGAACGACTAGTGGAGCTAGATGGTTTACAACGTTTAATGGAAGTAGCTAGTGAACTTGAAGAATATAAGTATGAATCTTCAATGGATATTACAGCATCTACTAGAACTATTACCAGTGTGTGCTTAGCAAGAATTTACGAAAATATGTACTATGATGCagcaaaagaaaaattcagaaatgcTATTGATGAATTCATTAAAGATAAACTACTTACGCCAGACATAGAATCTAAG GTCCGCGTTGTAGTTGCTATAACTACTTTATTGCTTGGTCCATTGGATGTTGGAAACACAATAATTGCTAAAGAAGGTATTTTAGAAATGATACTTGTAATGGCAGGTACAGATGACCTATTACAACAAAAAGTTGCTTGTGAATGTATAGTTGCTGCTGCATCTAAAAAAGACAAAGCTGCTGCAATTATAAATCAAggtgtaaatattttgaaaaagttaTATCAATCTAAAGATGATTCTGTCAAAGTACGCGCTTTAGTAGGTTTGTGTAAGTTGGGTAGTTCGGGTGGTTCAGATGCCACAATAAGACCATTTGCAGATGGTGCAACAATAAAATTAGCAGAAGCTTGTAGGAGATTCTTAATTAATCCGAAGAAGCAGAAAGACATGAGAAAATGGGCAGTAGAAGGATTGTCTTATCTTACTTTCGATGCTgaagttaaagaaaaattaattgaagatGATGCAGCAGTTCAAGCAATGATAGAACTCGCTAAAACTGGAGATCAGTCCGTAATTTATGGTGTCGTTACGACATTAGTTAATTTATGTAACGCTTATGACAAGCAAGAAATGATACCAGAAATGATAGAGCTAGCAAAATTTGCAAAACATCATATACCTGAAGAACATGAATTTGATGACATTGCTTTTGTAAACAAGAGGTTAACTGCATTAGCCAAAGCTGGTGTTACGAGCGCGTTAGTTAGCCTTTCTAAAACGGAAAGTCAAAACAGTAAAGAATTAATAGCGCGCGTTTTCAATGCAATTTGTAGTCAACCAGAAGTGAGAGGAATTGTTGTTCAACAAGGTGGAGCAAAGGCTCTTTTACCATTGGCTTTAGATGGAACTGATAAAGGAAAGAAACAAGCATCACAAGCTCTTGCACGGTTAGGAATTACAATAAATCCAGAAGTTGCTTTTCCTGGACAGAGAATAATGGAAGTAGTTCGACCATTCCTAAATCTTTTAAATCCAGAATGTTCTGCGCTTGAAAATTTTGAAGCCTTAATGGCTTTGTGTAATTTAGCAGGTATCAATGATAGCATTAGAAGACGGATATTAAAAGAAGGGGGTTTCCAAAAAATAGAAGTTTATATGTTTGAGGATCATGACATGTTAAGACGTGCATCTACTGAggtgataaataatttaatgatgtGCGaagatactataaaatattatgaacaaGAAAACGATAGAGttaaatatctggtgattctTTGTGAAGATGAAGATATAAATACAAGTATGGCAGCAGCAGGAGCCTTAGCAATGTTAACATCAGTTAGTACAAAATCCTgtagtaaaatatttgattcgaaAGAATGGTTAGAATCCCTACGATTTCTACTTGCTAATCCAAACCCTGATTTACAACACAGAGGAGTTGTGATTGTTTCAAATATGATCAAAAGTACTAAAGATGTTGCAGCATTATTAATTGAAACTGACGTGATGGAAATTTTAATGGCTCTAACAAAAAGTGaatctatagaaaataaaaagattaaagaaCTTGCTGCCAGTGCATTAGAAGCAGCAGCAGAGTGGAAACTCATAAGAACTACAAATAATGAACAACAACCACTTCAGAATTCAAATAATGTGGAGAGTGTTGAATAA
- the SCCRO4 gene encoding DCN1-like protein SCCRO4, giving the protein MPRSKRRAPSSTNHHHTSIEMSPSAQDEGIPRHPSKRLRHTSSARRYTKTEDVSSTSSFSQKRCITWFREYTTPDDSDTLGPEGMEKFCEDIGVEPENVVMLVLAYKMNARQMGFFTLSEWLKGLSELQCDSISKIQQKLEYLRNQLNDPHTFKGIYRYAYDFARDKDQRSMDMETARVMLQLLLGKHWPLFTQFAQFLDQSKYKVINKDQWCNILEFSRTINHDLSNYDLDGAWPVMLDEFVEWLKMQRGKEASSTEVRGS; this is encoded by the exons ATGCCACGCAGCAAGCGTAGAGCGCCCTCTAGCACAAATCATCATCATACTTCTATTGAAATGTCACCTAGTGCCCAAGACGAGGGTATACCAAGGCATCCATCTAAACGACTTAGACATACATCTAg TGCAAGACGTTACACAAAAACTGAAGATGTTTCAAGTACTTCATCCTTTTCCCAAAAACGTTGTATCACTTGGTTTAGAGAATACACAACACCCGATGATTCAGACACTCTTGGACCTGAAGGGATGGAAAAATTTTGTGAAGACATTGGTGTAGAACCTGAAAATGTAGTGATGCTTGTTCTTGCATATAAAATGAATGCCCGTCAGATGGGTTTCTTTACATTAAGTGAATGGTTGAAAGGCCTTTCGGAATTACAGTGTGATTCTATTAgtaaaatacaacaaaaactTGAGTACCTAAGGAATCAATTAAATGATCCACATACATTCAAAGGAATTTACAGATATGCTTATGATTTTGCTAGA GACAAAGATCAAAGAAGCATGGATATGGAAACTGCTAGAGTTATGTTACAATTACTTTTGGGAAAACATTGGCCACTTTTTACACAATTTGCCCAGTTCCTAGATCAATCGAAGTACAAAGTGATTAATAAAGATCAATGGTGcaacattttagaattttctcgTACAATCAATCACGACTTATCTAATTATGATTTAGATGGAGCAT GGCCAGTGATGCTTGATGAATTTGTTGAATGGTTAAAAATGCAGCGAGGTAAAGAAGCATCGTCAACGGAAGTTAGAGGCAGCtga